A region of Mycolicibacterium brumae DNA encodes the following proteins:
- a CDS encoding enoyl-CoA hydratase family protein, with the protein MSDPLVEYRVEGRAARLTLNSPHNRNALSTRLVAELHQGLRDAVADPDVRLVVLSHTGGTFCAGADLSEASGGSPEEMASARALEMAGLLRALVACPLPVIGVIDGHVRAGGMGLVGACDLVLAGPRSTFALTEARIGVAPAIISLTLLPKMTARSAGRYFLTGETFTAATAQEIGLITLAAETGEDLDSALIDLVADLSKGSPQGLAESKKLTTAAILASFDRDAEALAATSARLFTTAEAHEGMLAFLQKRPPSWAAPAD; encoded by the coding sequence ATGTCGGATCCACTCGTCGAGTACCGCGTCGAGGGCCGGGCGGCGCGGCTGACGCTGAACTCCCCGCACAACCGCAATGCGCTGTCCACCCGTCTGGTGGCCGAATTGCACCAGGGGCTGCGCGACGCCGTCGCCGACCCGGACGTGCGGCTGGTGGTGCTGTCCCACACCGGCGGCACCTTCTGCGCCGGAGCGGATCTGTCGGAGGCCTCCGGCGGCTCGCCGGAGGAGATGGCCTCCGCCCGCGCCCTGGAGATGGCCGGGCTGCTGCGGGCGCTGGTGGCGTGCCCGTTACCGGTGATCGGGGTGATCGACGGGCACGTGCGCGCCGGTGGGATGGGTCTGGTCGGCGCGTGCGATCTGGTGCTGGCCGGTCCGCGGTCGACGTTCGCGCTGACCGAGGCGCGGATCGGGGTGGCGCCGGCGATCATCTCGCTGACGCTGCTGCCGAAAATGACCGCACGGTCGGCCGGGCGGTACTTCCTGACCGGGGAGACGTTCACCGCCGCGACGGCCCAGGAGATCGGGTTGATCACCCTGGCCGCCGAGACCGGCGAGGATTTGGACTCCGCGCTGATCGACCTGGTGGCCGATCTGAGCAAGGGTTCTCCGCAGGGATTGGCGGAGTCCAAGAAGCTCACGACGGCGGCGATCCTGGCCAGCTTCGACCGCGACGCCGAGGCGCTGGCCGCCACTTCGGCGCGGTTGTTCACCACCGCCGAAGCGCACGAGGGGATGCTGGCGTTTCTGCAGAAGCGCCCGCCCAGTTGGGCTGCTCCGGCGGATTGA
- a CDS encoding acyl-CoA dehydrogenase family protein, which yields MTDTGFIESEDRRELRKAVADFAASFGPEYYLEKARAGEHTTELWNEAGKLGFIGVNLPEEYGGGGAGMYELAMVMEEMSAAGCALLMMVVSPAINGTIISKFGTDDQKKRWIPGIADGSITMAFAITEPDAGSNSHKITTTARRDGSDWILNGQKVFISGVDQAQAILVVGRTEEAKTGNLKPALFVVPIDTPGMSWTKIDMEIVSPESQFQLFFDDVRLPADALVGAEDAAIAQLFAGLNPERIMGSASAVGMGRFAIGKAADYMKTRQVWKTPIGSHQGLSHPLAAIHVEIEMAKLMMQKAATLYDAGNDWGAAEAANMAKYAAGEASVRAVDQAVQSLGGNGLTKEYGIASVLTASRLARIAPVSREMILNFVAQTSLGLPRSY from the coding sequence ATGACCGACACCGGATTCATCGAGAGCGAAGACCGCCGCGAATTGCGCAAGGCGGTCGCGGACTTCGCCGCCAGCTTCGGCCCCGAGTACTACCTGGAGAAGGCCCGCGCGGGCGAGCACACCACCGAACTGTGGAACGAAGCCGGCAAGCTGGGCTTCATCGGGGTGAACCTGCCCGAGGAGTACGGCGGCGGCGGCGCCGGCATGTACGAGCTGGCCATGGTGATGGAAGAAATGTCGGCGGCCGGCTGCGCGCTGCTGATGATGGTGGTCTCCCCCGCCATCAACGGCACCATCATCTCGAAGTTCGGCACCGACGATCAGAAGAAGCGCTGGATTCCCGGCATCGCCGACGGCTCGATCACCATGGCGTTCGCCATCACCGAGCCCGACGCCGGCTCCAACTCGCACAAGATCACCACCACCGCGCGCCGCGACGGCAGCGACTGGATCCTCAACGGCCAGAAGGTGTTCATCTCCGGCGTCGATCAGGCGCAGGCGATTCTGGTGGTGGGGCGCACCGAGGAAGCCAAGACCGGGAACCTCAAGCCCGCGCTGTTCGTCGTCCCCATCGACACCCCCGGTATGAGCTGGACCAAGATCGACATGGAGATCGTCAGCCCGGAGTCGCAGTTCCAGTTGTTCTTCGACGATGTGCGGTTGCCGGCCGACGCGCTGGTGGGCGCCGAGGACGCCGCGATCGCGCAGCTGTTCGCCGGGTTGAACCCGGAGCGGATCATGGGTTCGGCCAGCGCGGTCGGCATGGGCCGTTTCGCGATCGGCAAGGCGGCGGACTACATGAAGACCCGACAGGTGTGGAAGACGCCGATCGGCTCGCATCAGGGCCTGTCGCATCCACTGGCCGCCATCCACGTCGAGATCGAGATGGCCAAGCTGATGATGCAGAAGGCCGCCACGCTGTACGACGCGGGCAATGACTGGGGCGCCGCCGAGGCGGCGAACATGGCGAAGTACGCCGCCGGTGAGGCGTCGGTGCGGGCGGTGGACCAGGCCGTGCAGAGCCTCGGTGGCAACGGCCTGACCAAGGAGTACGGCATCGCCTCGGTGCTGACCGCGTCCCGGCTGGCGCGAATCGCGCCGGTCAGCCGCGAGATGATCCTTAACTTCGTCGCTCAGACCTCGCTGGGTCTGCCCCGGTCGTACTGA